One genomic segment of Amycolatopsis sp. WQ 127309 includes these proteins:
- a CDS encoding phosphatidylserine/phosphatidylglycerophosphate/cardiolipin synthase family protein gives MTTFHSFLDKADERLGDRLEHVLCAHHRRRLRGLGWGDVLEPGGPAGRFGGRAAVRDGNRVEILIDGEEALPAVQDAIRHAKSHVHIANWHASADFRLTREPGAPTLRELLAETAGRGVDVRILLWGGPPVPAFKPTRGLAKEEQRKLTEGTGVRCVLDSRERTLHCHHEKLVVVDDVVAFVGGVDFTALEGDRHDSPDHPPRQIGWHDLVSRLEGPIVADVAEHLRHRWTEVAGEDLPAPKVPEPAGETRVQLLRTVPNSTYDFAPKGEFTILDGYLRALRSARRLIYLENQFLWSPEIAEVLLDKLRNPPEDRFRVVLLLPRKPSNGADTTRGQLGRLVDADNGNNRLLATTISAHEGDTAAPVYVHAKLGIVDDEWLTVGSANLNEHSLFNDTEVNIATDDRDLVRATRLRLWAEHLGRPVDELDKDPADVVDDLWRPLAEEQAERERRGEPRTHRLVLLPGVSRRAGRLQGPLRGLLVDG, from the coding sequence GTGACGACATTCCACTCCTTCCTGGACAAGGCGGACGAGCGGCTGGGCGACCGGCTCGAGCACGTCCTGTGCGCCCACCACCGGCGGCGGCTGCGCGGGCTCGGGTGGGGTGACGTCCTCGAGCCCGGCGGCCCGGCCGGCCGGTTCGGCGGCCGGGCCGCGGTCCGCGACGGCAACCGCGTCGAGATCCTGATCGACGGTGAAGAGGCGCTGCCGGCCGTCCAGGACGCCATCCGGCACGCGAAGTCGCACGTCCACATCGCCAACTGGCACGCGAGCGCGGACTTCCGGCTGACCCGCGAGCCCGGCGCGCCCACCCTGCGTGAGCTGCTCGCCGAGACCGCCGGCCGCGGGGTCGACGTGCGGATCCTGCTGTGGGGCGGGCCGCCCGTCCCGGCCTTCAAGCCGACGCGGGGCCTCGCGAAGGAAGAGCAGCGGAAGCTCACCGAGGGCACCGGCGTGCGCTGCGTGCTGGACTCGCGGGAGCGGACCCTGCACTGCCACCACGAAAAGCTGGTGGTGGTCGACGACGTCGTCGCGTTCGTCGGCGGCGTCGACTTCACCGCGCTCGAAGGCGACCGGCACGACAGCCCCGACCACCCGCCGCGGCAGATCGGCTGGCACGACCTGGTGTCCCGGCTCGAAGGACCGATCGTCGCCGACGTCGCCGAGCACCTCCGGCACCGGTGGACCGAGGTGGCGGGCGAGGACCTACCGGCGCCGAAGGTGCCCGAACCGGCCGGCGAGACCCGCGTGCAGCTGCTGCGGACGGTCCCGAACAGCACCTACGACTTCGCGCCGAAGGGCGAGTTCACCATCCTCGACGGCTACCTGCGGGCCCTGCGGTCGGCGCGGCGGCTGATCTACCTGGAGAACCAGTTCCTGTGGTCCCCCGAGATCGCCGAGGTGCTGCTCGACAAGCTGCGCAACCCGCCCGAGGACCGCTTCCGCGTCGTCCTGCTGCTGCCGCGCAAGCCCAGCAACGGCGCCGACACCACCCGCGGCCAGCTCGGCCGCCTGGTCGACGCGGACAACGGCAACAACCGGCTGCTGGCCACGACGATCAGCGCGCACGAGGGCGACACCGCCGCGCCGGTGTACGTGCACGCGAAGCTCGGCATCGTGGACGACGAGTGGCTGACGGTCGGGTCCGCGAACCTCAACGAGCACTCGCTGTTCAACGACACCGAGGTCAACATCGCGACCGACGACCGGGACCTGGTCCGCGCGACGCGGCTGCGGCTGTGGGCCGAGCACCTGGGCCGCCCGGTGGACGAGCTGGACAAGGACCCGGCGGACGTCGTCGACGACCTGTGGCGGCCGCTGGCCGAAGAACAGGCGGAGCGGGAACGCCGGGGCGAGCCCCGCACCCACCGGCTGGTGCTGCTCCCCGGCGTCTCCCGCCGGGCGGGCCGGCTCCAGGGCCCGCTGCGGGGACTGCTGGTGGACGGCTGA
- a CDS encoding potassium transporter Kup produces MADQNPAADPVAPGHAPSGREAVRLAVVIGALGVVFGDIGTSPIYTLQTVFSPSDPHPVPVSTDNVYGVVSLIFWSVMIIVTVTYVLLAMRADNDGEGGIMALITQLRRWSGQRGARTALVLSGVGIFGASLFFGDSMITPAISVLSAVEGLKIVQPSFDELVVPITAVIIVVLFLFQRKGTATVGRLFGPVMILWFVTIGAFGIGGIAGQPEILKALLPTYALGFLAGHFGIAFFALAAIVLAVTGAEALYADMGHFGRRAITRGWLFLVLPACVLSYLGQGALILKDQANVSSPFFLLVPSWARLPLVLLATAATVIASQAVITGAYSVTAQAARLGYLPRLRIRHTSESNIGQIYVPWINWLLLVSVLTLVFAFRSSAALAYAFGMAVTGTITIMTLLFFYVARVKWGTPKWLIGLGAAVLLSVDLLFVAANLTKLIHGAWLPLLIALTVFTVMITWQRGRQIVTAEREQHEGSLREFIDDLENDKPVTQRVPGTAVFLNRGKVTAPLAMRANAEHNHVRHEHVVIVSIETEPVPRVPESERTVVDDLGHAHDGITHVSARFGYMERPDVPAALRSLEPKETEGRLQVDDASYFLSKIELQLGEAKTMAGWRKRLFIATSFITADAAEQFALPRDRTVVMGSHIEV; encoded by the coding sequence ATGGCTGATCAGAACCCGGCCGCCGATCCGGTGGCCCCGGGACACGCGCCGAGCGGGCGCGAGGCCGTGCGGCTCGCCGTGGTCATCGGGGCCCTGGGCGTGGTGTTCGGCGACATCGGGACCAGCCCGATCTACACCCTGCAGACGGTGTTCAGCCCGAGCGACCCGCACCCCGTCCCGGTGAGCACCGACAACGTCTACGGCGTGGTCTCGCTGATCTTCTGGTCGGTGATGATCATCGTCACGGTCACCTACGTGCTGCTGGCCATGCGCGCCGACAACGACGGCGAGGGCGGCATCATGGCGCTCATCACGCAGCTGCGGCGCTGGAGCGGGCAGCGCGGCGCGCGGACCGCGCTGGTGCTCTCCGGCGTGGGCATCTTCGGCGCTTCGCTGTTCTTCGGCGACAGCATGATCACCCCGGCGATCTCGGTGCTGTCCGCGGTCGAGGGCCTCAAGATCGTCCAGCCCTCGTTCGACGAGCTGGTCGTGCCGATCACCGCCGTCATCATCGTGGTGCTGTTCCTGTTCCAGCGCAAGGGAACCGCGACCGTCGGCCGGCTGTTCGGGCCGGTGATGATCCTCTGGTTCGTCACGATCGGGGCGTTCGGCATCGGCGGGATCGCGGGCCAGCCCGAGATCCTGAAGGCCCTGCTGCCGACGTACGCGCTGGGGTTCCTGGCCGGGCACTTCGGCATCGCGTTCTTCGCGCTGGCCGCGATCGTGCTGGCCGTCACCGGCGCCGAAGCGCTCTACGCCGACATGGGCCACTTCGGCCGGCGCGCGATCACGCGCGGCTGGCTGTTCCTGGTGCTGCCCGCGTGCGTGCTGAGCTACCTCGGGCAGGGCGCGCTGATCCTGAAGGACCAGGCCAACGTCAGCAGCCCGTTCTTCCTGCTCGTGCCCAGCTGGGCCCGGCTCCCGCTGGTCCTGCTGGCCACCGCGGCGACCGTGATCGCGTCGCAGGCCGTCATCACCGGGGCGTACTCGGTCACGGCACAGGCCGCCCGGCTCGGCTACCTGCCCCGGCTGCGGATCCGGCACACCTCGGAGTCGAACATCGGGCAGATCTACGTCCCGTGGATCAACTGGCTGCTGCTGGTCTCGGTGCTGACGCTGGTCTTCGCGTTCCGCAGCTCGGCGGCGCTGGCCTACGCGTTCGGCATGGCGGTGACCGGCACGATCACCATCATGACCCTGCTGTTCTTCTACGTCGCGCGCGTGAAGTGGGGCACGCCGAAGTGGCTGATCGGGCTCGGCGCGGCCGTGCTGCTGTCGGTGGACCTGCTGTTCGTCGCGGCCAACCTGACCAAGCTGATCCACGGCGCGTGGCTGCCGCTGCTGATCGCCCTCACCGTGTTCACCGTCATGATCACGTGGCAGCGGGGCCGGCAGATCGTCACCGCGGAGCGCGAGCAGCACGAGGGCTCGCTGCGCGAGTTCATCGACGACCTGGAGAACGACAAGCCCGTCACCCAGCGCGTCCCGGGCACGGCCGTCTTCCTCAACCGCGGCAAGGTGACCGCGCCGCTGGCGATGCGGGCCAACGCGGAGCACAACCACGTCCGGCACGAGCACGTCGTGATCGTCTCGATCGAGACGGAGCCGGTGCCCCGGGTGCCGGAGAGCGAGCGCACGGTCGTCGACGACCTCGGCCACGCCCACGACGGCATCACCCACGTCAGCGCTCGGTTCGGCTACATGGAGCGCCCCGACGTCCCCGCCGCGCTGCGGTCGCTCGAGCCGAAGGAGACGGAGGGCCGGCTGCAGGTGGACGACGCGTCGTACTTCCTGTCGAAGATCGAGCTCCAGCTCGGCGAGGCGAAGACGATGGCGGGCTGGCGCAAGCGGCTGTTCATCGCCACGTCGTTCATCACCGCGGACGCGGCCGAGCAGTTCGCGCTGCCCCGCGACCGCACGGTCGTGATGGGCTCGCACATCGAGGTGTAA
- a CDS encoding TetR/AcrR family transcriptional regulator, whose protein sequence is MRGRVQPRPLGEIAAVAARVFTGKGYKAAGISDVAAGLGLSHGALYTYVDSKEALLYLAFLHLAEPEALAGLTIPVTSPGAAGIAEVDARSVASAGFPALDAALGRRSKPVADELGGIIDELYAYIEGHQGLLALVESCARDIPELAELHFVRGRRVVLDQLGDYLRRRIRSGHLRPVPDVATSARFLVESVAWFAWHRHGDQDSSMLKDDDCRRTVRHLVLAAFLPAEPSPGGNDDDADG, encoded by the coding sequence ATGCGCGGACGGGTACAGCCGCGGCCGTTGGGCGAGATCGCCGCGGTCGCGGCGCGGGTGTTCACCGGCAAGGGGTACAAGGCGGCCGGGATCTCCGACGTGGCCGCCGGGCTCGGCCTGAGCCACGGCGCCCTCTACACCTATGTGGACAGCAAGGAAGCCTTGCTGTACCTGGCTTTCCTGCACCTCGCCGAACCTGAGGCGCTGGCCGGGCTGACCATTCCGGTGACCTCGCCGGGCGCGGCGGGCATCGCGGAGGTCGACGCGCGGTCGGTCGCGTCCGCCGGCTTTCCGGCGCTGGACGCCGCTCTCGGCCGGCGAAGCAAGCCGGTGGCCGACGAGCTCGGCGGGATCATCGACGAGCTGTACGCCTACATCGAAGGCCACCAGGGCCTGCTCGCGCTGGTCGAGAGCTGCGCGCGGGACATCCCGGAGCTCGCCGAGCTGCACTTCGTGCGCGGCCGGCGCGTGGTCCTCGACCAGCTCGGCGACTACCTGCGCCGCCGCATCCGCTCCGGGCACCTGCGCCCGGTCCCGGACGTCGCGACGTCGGCGCGGTTCCTCGTCGAGTCCGTCGCCTGGTTCGCCTGGCACCGCCACGGTGATCAGGACTCGTCGATGCTCAAGGACGACGACTGCCGGCGCACGGTGCGCCACCTGGTGCTGGCCGCGTTCCTGCCGGCCGAGCCATCTCCTGGGGGAAACGACGATGACGCAGACGGTTGA
- a CDS encoding glycosyltransferase family 39 protein: MTQTVEDTRETGPRVVWRPVLLVAGVVAVIHLAVAARYGWHRDEFYYVLTGRHPAWGYVDQPPVTPALARLAAALPGGVLPLRVLAIAAATGCVLLAAKLAAELGGRRRAQLVAATAVAACPAFVAASALFGTTVVDQLCWLGVMVATARALRLGTIPAWLLAGLLAGVGLENKDTIAALLVGIGLGLVVTRRAVLRTPGPWLAAVSALLIAVPNILWNASYGWPWPAVRMAGVLSGREGNALTQVPLLLLVLTGPPLLCLGVIGVRRLCTGAGRPHRWLLVVAITAVVFIAVTSGKSYYAAPMLPGLFAAGAVAVEAANTRDGRRSWPVAIAATAVFAIVIGLPVFPPKITNGIGLSSTVMETYGWPGYVRQIVTVADRYPADTVIFTSNYGEAGALTTLGPAEGLRNPVASGHNAYGFWGPPPGSDATVLCVGEFTPAYLHRFWAQATEIAPLTLPDGLSNEEVEKGAAIYLCRQPRGTWTQLWPELAHLG, encoded by the coding sequence ATGACGCAGACGGTTGAGGACACCCGGGAAACCGGGCCGCGCGTGGTGTGGCGGCCGGTCCTGCTGGTCGCCGGGGTGGTCGCGGTGATCCACCTGGCCGTGGCCGCCCGCTACGGCTGGCACCGCGACGAGTTCTACTACGTGCTCACCGGCCGTCACCCGGCCTGGGGGTACGTCGACCAGCCGCCGGTGACGCCGGCGCTGGCGCGACTGGCCGCCGCGCTGCCCGGCGGGGTGCTGCCGCTGCGTGTCCTGGCCATCGCGGCCGCGACCGGGTGTGTGTTACTGGCCGCGAAACTCGCCGCCGAGCTCGGCGGACGTCGGCGGGCCCAGCTCGTCGCGGCCACCGCGGTGGCGGCCTGCCCGGCGTTCGTGGCCGCGTCGGCGTTGTTCGGCACCACCGTCGTCGATCAACTGTGCTGGCTGGGCGTGATGGTCGCGACGGCGCGGGCGCTGCGGCTGGGCACGATCCCGGCGTGGCTGCTCGCCGGCCTGCTCGCCGGGGTGGGGCTGGAGAACAAGGACACCATCGCCGCGCTGCTCGTCGGCATCGGGCTCGGCCTGGTCGTCACCCGGCGAGCGGTGCTGCGCACCCCGGGGCCGTGGCTGGCTGCCGTATCGGCGCTGCTGATCGCGGTGCCGAACATCCTGTGGAACGCCTCCTACGGCTGGCCGTGGCCTGCCGTGCGGATGGCCGGGGTGCTGTCCGGCCGGGAGGGCAACGCGCTCACCCAGGTTCCCTTGCTGCTGCTGGTGTTGACCGGCCCACCGCTGCTCTGCCTCGGGGTGATCGGCGTACGCCGGTTGTGCACCGGCGCGGGGCGGCCGCACCGGTGGCTGCTGGTCGTGGCGATCACGGCGGTGGTGTTCATCGCCGTCACGTCGGGCAAGTCCTACTACGCGGCCCCGATGCTGCCCGGCCTGTTCGCCGCCGGCGCGGTGGCGGTGGAGGCCGCGAACACGCGGGATGGCCGGCGGTCGTGGCCTGTCGCGATCGCCGCCACGGCCGTGTTCGCGATCGTGATCGGCCTGCCCGTGTTCCCGCCGAAGATCACGAACGGCATCGGCCTGAGCAGCACCGTGATGGAGACCTACGGCTGGCCCGGGTACGTGCGCCAGATCGTCACCGTCGCGGACCGGTACCCGGCCGACACGGTCATCTTCACCAGCAACTACGGCGAAGCCGGCGCGCTGACCACCCTCGGCCCGGCCGAGGGCCTGCGCAACCCGGTCGCCAGCGGCCACAACGCCTACGGGTTCTGGGGGCCGCCCCCGGGCAGCGACGCCACCGTGCTCTGCGTCGGTGAGTTCACCCCCGCCTACCTGCACCGCTTCTGGGCGCAGGCGACGGAGATCGCGCCGCTCACCCTGCCCGACGGCCTGTCGAACGAAGAGGTCGAGAAGGGCGCGGCGATCTACCTGTGCCGGCAGCCGCGCGGGACCTGGACGCAGCTGTGGCCGGAGCTGGCTCACCTGGGCTGA
- a CDS encoding AAA family ATPase, which translates to MRTPAHPRGPLFGRRAEIRRIDELTTAARAGEGGVLVLRGEAGIGKSALLEHAAQAPGFRVVRAGGAEFESELPFAALHQMCVPVLAHLPDLPGRHGDALRVAFGLAEGTPDLFRVGLATLALLAAAAAERPLLCVVDDAQWLDAESAKALAFLARRVGAERVAVVVAVRPPGAGALAGLPGVDVGGLSDTDARELLAARSHVTLDEQVRARLLAEARGNPLALRELSTAGGFAAPDSSSVPSRIERGFQARLADLPAGARLLLTLASADPTGDPGLLWPAARRLDIDVATAGAAAAATGLVEFATRVRFCHPLARSAVYQAAEAGQRYAAHRVLAEVTDPAADPDRRAWHRAQACAGPDDDVAAELERCASRARSRGGVVAAAAFLDRAAALSLDAGKRIERTIVAARAALDAGAPDAAAELLTVVEPAALDEIRHAQVDLLRGQVAFQRHHDGDGPMFMVRAARRLAELDPDRSRECYLDALEMGLLVGRPGGVLDTVLAAVRSAGPAPASPDVLDVLVLVTGGDHRAAVPLLRKLFDDIDSPLWTQRPALAIMLASETWDPHAQAAITGWLMKTGRESGSPLVLRLGLAQLASQGALTGDTGQAMAAIAEEEAIADAVDGPPMLYPRLHLAAMRGRREEALALFESATATATARGAGQLVANVHWASAVLHNGLADYPAALAAARQATAHGGLSLAGAALPELVEAAARTGNPAEATAALASLTDRTAASGTATGLGVAAYARGVVTGVEDHYRDAVEHLGESPLLAYRARAHLLYGEWLRREGRRRDSREHLRTAHDVLTGAGMEAFAERAAKELRATGETARARSARTADRLTMQETHIARMAATGATSNEIAAQLFLSPRTVDAHLRNIFRKLGITSRRQLRNQPGLDV; encoded by the coding sequence ATGCGGACGCCGGCGCACCCCCGTGGACCGCTCTTCGGGCGGCGCGCCGAGATCCGGCGGATCGACGAGCTGACGACGGCGGCACGCGCGGGCGAGGGCGGCGTGCTCGTCCTCCGCGGTGAGGCGGGGATCGGCAAGAGCGCGCTGCTGGAGCACGCCGCACAGGCGCCCGGGTTCCGGGTCGTGCGGGCCGGTGGCGCCGAGTTCGAGTCGGAGCTGCCGTTCGCCGCGCTGCACCAGATGTGCGTGCCGGTGCTGGCGCACCTGCCCGACCTGCCCGGGCGGCACGGCGACGCCCTGCGCGTCGCGTTCGGGCTGGCCGAAGGCACCCCGGACCTGTTCCGCGTCGGCCTGGCGACCCTGGCGCTGCTGGCGGCCGCGGCGGCGGAACGCCCGCTGCTGTGCGTGGTCGACGACGCGCAGTGGCTGGACGCGGAGTCGGCCAAGGCGCTGGCTTTCCTCGCCCGCCGCGTCGGCGCCGAGCGCGTCGCGGTGGTGGTCGCGGTCCGGCCGCCGGGTGCGGGCGCGCTGGCCGGGCTGCCGGGCGTGGACGTCGGCGGGCTGAGCGACACCGACGCGCGGGAGCTGCTGGCGGCGCGGAGCCACGTGACGCTCGACGAGCAGGTGCGCGCCCGGCTGCTGGCCGAGGCACGCGGGAACCCGTTGGCGTTGCGGGAACTCTCGACGGCCGGCGGGTTCGCCGCGCCGGACTCCTCCTCGGTGCCGTCCCGGATCGAACGCGGCTTCCAGGCCCGGCTGGCGGACCTGCCCGCCGGCGCGCGGCTGCTGCTCACCCTCGCGAGCGCCGACCCGACCGGCGATCCTGGCCTGCTGTGGCCGGCCGCGCGCCGGCTGGACATCGACGTCGCCACCGCCGGCGCGGCCGCGGCCGCCACCGGGCTGGTCGAGTTCGCCACCCGCGTCCGCTTCTGCCACCCGCTGGCCCGGTCGGCGGTCTACCAGGCCGCGGAAGCGGGCCAGCGCTACGCGGCCCACCGGGTGCTGGCCGAGGTCACCGACCCGGCAGCCGATCCGGACCGGCGGGCCTGGCACCGCGCCCAGGCCTGCGCCGGCCCCGACGACGACGTCGCCGCCGAGCTGGAGCGGTGCGCGTCCCGGGCCCGGTCCCGCGGCGGGGTGGTGGCCGCCGCGGCCTTCCTGGACCGCGCCGCCGCGTTGTCGCTGGACGCGGGGAAGCGGATCGAACGGACGATCGTCGCGGCCCGGGCCGCACTCGACGCCGGAGCGCCCGACGCGGCGGCCGAGCTCCTCACGGTCGTCGAACCCGCGGCCCTGGACGAGATCCGGCACGCGCAGGTCGATCTCCTGCGCGGTCAGGTCGCCTTCCAGCGGCACCACGACGGCGACGGCCCGATGTTCATGGTGCGGGCCGCGCGACGCCTGGCGGAGCTGGATCCGGACCGGTCGCGCGAGTGCTACCTCGACGCGCTCGAGATGGGCCTGCTCGTCGGCCGGCCCGGTGGCGTGCTGGACACGGTGCTGGCCGCGGTCCGGTCCGCCGGGCCCGCGCCGGCGTCACCGGACGTCCTCGACGTACTGGTGCTCGTGACCGGGGGAGACCACCGGGCCGCGGTTCCCCTGCTGCGCAAGCTGTTCGACGACATCGACAGTCCCTTGTGGACGCAGCGGCCGGCGCTCGCGATCATGCTCGCGTCGGAGACGTGGGATCCCCACGCCCAGGCGGCGATCACCGGGTGGCTGATGAAGACCGGCCGCGAATCCGGTTCGCCGCTCGTCCTGCGGCTCGGCCTCGCCCAGCTGGCCTCGCAGGGCGCGCTGACCGGCGACACCGGGCAGGCGATGGCGGCGATCGCCGAGGAGGAGGCGATCGCCGACGCGGTCGACGGGCCGCCGATGCTGTACCCGCGGCTGCACCTGGCGGCGATGCGCGGCCGCCGCGAGGAGGCCCTGGCGCTGTTCGAGTCCGCCACGGCGACCGCGACCGCCCGCGGCGCGGGCCAGCTGGTCGCCAACGTGCACTGGGCGTCGGCCGTGCTGCACAACGGGCTGGCCGACTACCCGGCCGCGCTGGCGGCCGCCCGCCAGGCCACCGCGCACGGCGGGCTCTCCCTCGCCGGAGCCGCCCTGCCCGAGCTGGTGGAGGCGGCCGCCCGGACCGGAAATCCCGCCGAAGCCACCGCGGCCCTGGCGTCGCTGACCGACCGCACCGCGGCGAGCGGAACCGCCACGGGCCTCGGCGTCGCGGCGTACGCGCGGGGCGTGGTGACCGGCGTCGAGGACCACTACCGCGACGCCGTCGAGCACCTGGGGGAGAGCCCGCTGCTCGCGTACCGGGCCCGGGCGCACCTCCTGTACGGGGAATGGCTGCGCCGCGAAGGCCGCCGGCGCGACAGCCGCGAGCACCTGCGTACCGCACACGATGTCCTGACGGGCGCCGGGATGGAAGCGTTCGCCGAGCGCGCGGCGAAGGAACTGCGCGCCACCGGCGAAACGGCGCGGGCCCGGTCCGCGCGCACCGCGGACCGGCTGACGATGCAGGAGACGCACATCGCCCGCATGGCCGCCACCGGCGCGACGTCCAACGAGATCGCCGCGCAGCTGTTCCTCAGCCCCCGCACCGTGGATGCCCACCTGCGCAACATCTTCCGCAAACTGGGCATCACGTCCCGCCGGCAGCTGCGGAACCAGCCGGGCCTCGACGTCTGA